Part of the Desulfobaccales bacterium genome is shown below.
GGTGGGCCAGGGCCACCTTGAGGAGGTGGGCGTTGAGGCGGCCCACTATGGGCTCCGGGTGGAGTTCCGTGACCAGCTTCAGGCGCTTGGCCCGGATCTCCGGCATGATGAGGTCCAGGGTGGTGCGCACAATGTCATTGAGATCCACCTGGGTAAAGAAGGAGGACTTGCGCCGGGCCAGGTTCTCGAAGCGCTCCACCATCTGCTCGATGCGCTTGGCCTCCTCGGCGATGGCCTGGAGCCAGGAGCGGGTGGGGTCGGCGGGGTCCGTCTTTTTGAGCAGACGGTGGCTGAAGCCGCCGATGACGTGCAGGGGGTTGCGGATGCCGTGGGCCATCCCCAAGGCCATCTCGCTCATGGTGCGCTCCATCACCAGGGCCTCCATCTCCCGGTTGAGGGCCAGGATCTCATGGCTGGTGGCCTCCAGCTGGTGATGGTCCTCCTGCATGCGCCGATAGACCCGCTGCAGGTGATGGAAGAAAAAGGTGACGGTGGCGATGACCACGTAAATGATGCTGTCAAAGCCGCCGAAGATGCGCCTGAGTTGCCCCCGGAGGGCGGTGGCCCCATGAAAGGTGATGACGTCCTGGATGAGATGCGAGATGGCGTGGGACCAGGCAAAGAGGAAAAAAGCCAGGGTCAGCCAGTTCAGAAACAGTCCCAGGGGGTTGTCCGGGTCCCGAGCCATCAGGCGGCGGCTGTGCCGGAAGGCCAGGCCGGTGAAGAGCAGGGTCACCAGGGCGCTGACCACCTCCACCAGCCAGATGGGCCATAAGGGAAGGCTGATCATGACTCCTTCTCCCCTTCCCCGGCCTTGCGGGCGAACGCTTCCATGGCCCGGAACACCAGATAAAAAGCCGGGATGAGCCAGAAGAAGTGGTTGAATTTAAAGAAATAAAACAGCCAGGTGTGCAGGTCCTCCATGAGGAGGCGCCGGGAGACACCCTCCCCCAAAATCACGGGATTGGCCAGGGACCACTCCACCGTGTGCCCGATGATGGCGTCCACATTCCAAAAGACCAGAATCCAGCAGGCCCACCACAGATAGTTGAACCCGGGCTGAACTCGGTATTCCCCCCGGTGGATCTCCCGCAGGAAAAAGAGCATGGCCAGGGTGAAGAGGAGGTGGGCAAACTGGTGGACATAGGAACCCTGGGTGCCCCACTGGAACCAGCCCACCCAAGCCTCGGCCCACGCCGGCGTGGGGAAAAACGCCGCGGCGATTACCAAGCTGACGCGGCCAAGGAGGGGAGAAATCCGCATGGTACTTTGATTATGGCAGAGGTTTTGGAGGGTTGTCAATTAGTGCTCAGTAGCCCAGGCGGCGCACCGCCTTGGGGTCCCGGCGCCAGTTTTTCCACACCTTGACCCAGAGCTCCAGGAAGACCTTGCTCTCCAGGAGCCGTTCGATGTCCTCCCGGGCCTCCTGGCCGATGATTTTCAGCAGCTTGCCGCCCTTGCCGATGACGATGCCTTTCTGGGATTCCTTTTCCACGTAGATCACCGCCCGGATGCGCACCAGCTCCGGGCGCCGGCTCTCGTCGAACTCCTCGATGGCCACCGCCACCGCGTACGGGATCTCCTCCCCGGTGTGATGGAAGAAACGCTCCCGGATGATCTCCGCCACCAGGAAGCGCTCGGACTGGTCGGTAAGCTGGTCCTCAGGAAAGAGGGGCGGGGCCTCGGGCAGGCGCTGGACAATCTCCTGCACCAGCTCCTCCACCCCGTCGCCGGTGAGGGCGCAGATGGGTACGATGGCCGCTTTAGGGAAGCTCTCATGCAGGGCGGCCATCAGGGGCAGGAGTTCGGGTTTTTTGACGAGATCGATTTTATTCACCGCCACCACCAGGGGCTGCCGCAAGGCTTGCAGGCGGGGCATCAGCAGGCGGTCCTGGGGGTCAAGGGGCCGGGGCTCGGTGAGCCAGACCACCACGTCGGCGTCCTCCAGGGCGCCCAGGGCCGCCTCCAGCATGGCGGCGTTGAGGGGCCCTTTGGGCTCCAGGATGCCGGGGGTGTCCAGGAGCAGGAGCTGGGCCCCGGGCCGGTGGACGATGCCCAGAAGGCGGTGGCGGGTGGTCTGGGGTTTGGGCGAGGTGATGGCCAGCTTCTCCCCCACCAGACGGTTGAGAAGGGTGGACTTGCCCACATTGGGAAAGCCGATGAGGGCCACATAGCCGCAGCGGCAGGGAGCTTCCATGCCTATATGATGACACCGGGGCCAGGCTTTGTCGAGAGGAGGGCCGGGGGAACCTGGCTACCTAGACTTTACTCACCACCCCCCGATAAGGGGTTGGGGGGAGAGGGTCTGGGAGAGGGGGCAGGGGCCTTTGGCCTCTGGCCCTTTCTCCCAGAAATTAACCTCATTATAAGGCACCGCTGGGGTGTCTGCCAGGCAGACTGACCGAGGCTGACGCCGGGAAAGCAAATCACCTGGCTGATGAGATAAAGGCCGGGGACCAGAGGGGGGTCTATGAGCGCCGGCGGCGGCGGAGAAGTGGAGCCAGGCAGACGCCGGCCAGGCAGAGCCAGGCTAAGACGTCCCCCACCCGGGTATAAAGGGTGCCTCCGGGCATCAGAGGCAGCTCCAGGGTGTGGGCGGCGGTGGTGTTCAGGGGGGAGGTCCAGAGGATCTTGCCCTCCGGCCCGACGAAGGCGGAAATGCCGGTATTGGCGGCCCGGGCCAGGGCCACCCGGCCCTCCACAGCCCGGAAGACCCCCCAGGCCAGGTGCTGGTAGGGGGCGCTGGTCTCCCCGAACCAGGCGTCGTTGGTGATGGTAACGAGCAGCCGGGCACCGTTTTTCACCTGGGCCCGGGAGAGATAGGCGAAGATGGACTCAAAGCAGATGAGCGGCCCCACCGGCGCCTCGGGCAAGTGCACCACCGCGCCCACCGGCCCCTCGGCGAAGTCCCCCACCATGGGCACCATCTTGGGGACGAAAAACAGGATGCGCTGCAGGGGCACATACTCCCCGAAGGGCACCAGGTGGGCCTTGTCGTAATACCCCGCCACCTGGCCCTCGGGGTCCAGGAGATAGGCCCGGTTGAAGAAGCGGTCCCCTGCCGGGGTGAGTTCGTAGGCCGGAGCCCCGAAGAAGAGATAAGCCCCACTCTGGCGGCCGATCTCCTGCACCCGGGGGGTGAATTCCGGGTTGCGCAGGAACAGGAAAGGCGCGGCGGTCTCCGGCCAGATGATGAGCCGAGCCCCCTTCAGGCGCCGGGTGAGCTCGGCGTAGCGGTCCAGGGTGGCCACCACCATCTTGGGGTTCCACTTCTCCCCCTGCTGGATGTTCCCCTGGGTGACCCCCACCGCGAGTTTGGGGGCGGCGGCGGCCTGTTTGCCCACCGCGTCCAGGCGATAGGCGCCGTAGCCCACCCAGAGCATTAAAAGGGTCAGGGCCAGGGCTTCCCGGCGCCGCTCGTGGCGCACCGCCTGGAAGCGGGGAAAGCCGGTAAGGAACAGCCAGGTGCCGGCCAAGGCCAGGAGAAAGGAGACCCCGTAGACCCCCGCCAGGTCCGCCACCTGAATGAACAGCGGAAAGCGATAGAGGCCGGTGCCCAACAGTCCCCAGGGAAAGCCGCTGAAGAGATACGTCTGGATGTACTCCAGGGCCACCCACAGGGCCGGCCCGAACCATAAGGGGCTGATGCCGGCGGCCCCCGCCCGGGCCACCCCCCAGGCCCACAGCGCTCGGTAAAGGGCCAGATAGGCGGCTAAAAGCAGCATCACCCCCACGGCCAGGGGCACCGGCAGGCGGCCGAAGACATGGGTGACGTAAACAATCCAGTAAAGCAAGCCGGCATTGGCCACCAGCCCGGCCAAGAAGCCCAGGCGGAAGGCCCGCCCCGGGGAGACGTCCTTGATGGCCCAGTAGAGGAAGGGGAGCGCCAGGGGCAACAGGAAGGTGTAGTCCCACTTGGGGAAGGCGGCAGCGTAAAAGAGGCCGAAAACTCCGGCGGCCGCCACCGGCCCCCAGCCGCCCCGGGAGCGGGAGGCGGTAAAGGAGAGGCCAGGGCTCACCGGGGCCCTCCCGAGGAGGGGAGAAAGGGGTGGGGAGGGGCCGCGCCGGGCTTCATGACGCCTGCTCCCGGGTGGCCAGCGGCCGGATGCGCACCTGCTTGGCCCGGCGTTCATCCGCGGCCACCACCAGAAATTCGTAGCCCCCCAGAATCACCCGGTCATTGACCTGGGGGACCCGGCCCAGGAGGTGGATGAGGAGGCCGCCCACCGATTCAAACTTGCCCTCCGGCCGGGTGAGGGGCAGGTGCTCCAGGAGGTCCTCCACGTTGAGGCGGGCATCCACCAGGAGCGAGCCGTCCTCCTGGGGCAGGATGCGGGCTTCCTGGCGGTCGTATTCATCGTAGATCTCCCCCACGATCTCCTCGATGATGTCCTCCAGGGTGACCAACCCGGCGGTGCCGCCATATTCGTCAATGACGATGGCGATCTGGATCTTGCGCTCCACGAAATCCCGCAGCAGATCGCTGATCTTTTTGCTTTCCGGGATGAAATAGGGGGGCCGCAGGACTTTTGCCAGGTCGAAGGCCTCCGGGGGGGTCTGCCAGAAGACCAGCAGGTCCTTGGCCAGGAGGATGCCGATGACGTGGTCGATGCTCCCCTCGAAGACCGGCAGGCGGGAGTGGCCTTTTTCCAGCACCAGGGCGATGATGCGGTCCAGGGGGGTGGTGCGCTCCACCCCCACGATCTCCAGGCGGGGCACCATGATCTCCCGCACCAGGGTGTCCCGGAACTCAAAGATGGACTCAATCAGCTCGCCTTCTTCGCGGCTGAGTAAGCCCCGTTCCTCGCCCACGGTGATGATGTTTTGGATCTCCCGCTCGAGGTCTTCCGGTTGGGACAGGGTGCGGCGGACCAACCGCTGCCAGAGACGTTGGAGCAGGCCTGGCCGGGGACTGTCGCCCTCGCCCATGCATCAGCCTCGCATTGACTTGCGCTCTTCCCGGAGAAACCGTTCCACCGCCTTGACATTCCGGGGAAATTCCAGGCCCCGGTCCAGCAGGTGGATTTCGTGGCGTCCGATACCGAAGGTCTCAGTGGCGTAGGCCGCCGCCTTGAGATGATCAAAGTCCTTGCAGGAGAAGATGTCCAGGCTGAGGTAGGCCCGTTCCGGGTAGGTGTGGATACTGATATGGCTCTCGGCGATGAGGACGAAGCCGGAGACCCCCCAGTCTTCCGGCACCTGAGCCCGGTACTTGAAGACATACGGGGGCATGATCTTGGTCATGTGAATCAGGGTGGGACACCGATCCAGGAACTCATAGATCACGTCCAAATTGGCCAGCCGCTCCGGATCGCAGTCGTACCCGTCCAGGGTGAGGTGCAACCCGTAGCCGAGAGCAAGGTTTTGCAAGTTCCCATCCTCCTCCAACCAGGCATGCGGTCCCCATGGGGATGACTTGAGTCGCCGGCCGGCCGTGGGCGCAGCTTTCACCCTGCCGCCCACCCGGCCGTCAGCCTGGTGGCCTTGGCCGCGGCCCTTAAACGGAAATTACCCTTCCCTCAAGGAAAGGGTAGCCGCCTGCCAACGCCCCGCCAGAAGCGGTGATTCAAGTCAAACTTATATAACTTGTCGCTCTCCCCGGGTCAATAGTTTTTTTCATCCCCCCGGTGCCCCCGGGGGTTTTCGGCCCCATGCTCTTGACGGCGGCCAGTGAAGTGGTAAATTATGCCGATATGCAAGGGGAAGGAGGAGCGCCCGTGGCCTACGTCGCCCCATTCCGGGGCCTCTATTTCAACCCCGCCAAGGTCCCGCAGCTCTCGGAGGTGGTGACGCCTCCTTATGACGTCATCCGACCGGAGGAGCGGGAGGCCTTCGCCGCCCGCCACCCCTATAATATGGTGCACCTCATCTTACCGGAAGCCCTGCCCGGGGATGGCCCCTTGGAGAACCGCTACACCCGGGCCGCGGCCCGCTTCCGCCAATGGCTCACGGAGCAGGTCTTCCTGCGGGATGAGACCCCCGCCTTCTACTATTGGGAGACGGACTTCCAGTCCCGGGGCCAAAGCCTCACGCGGCGGGGCTTTGCCGCGGTGGTGCGCCTGGAACCCTTCAGCAAGGGGATCATCCTCCCCCACGAACAGACCTTCTCCGCCATCAAGGCCGACCGCCTGGAACTGTTCAAGCACTGCCGGGCCCATTTCTCCCCCATCTTCACCCTCTTTCCCGATGAGAGCCGGCAGATTCTGGAGCGGCTCAGGAATGCCGCGCCGGCAAAGCCCCTGCTTGACTTCACCGATG
Proteins encoded:
- the era gene encoding GTPase Era, producing MEAPCRCGYVALIGFPNVGKSTLLNRLVGEKLAITSPKPQTTRHRLLGIVHRPGAQLLLLDTPGILEPKGPLNAAMLEAALGALEDADVVVWLTEPRPLDPQDRLLMPRLQALRQPLVVAVNKIDLVKKPELLPLMAALHESFPKAAIVPICALTGDGVEELVQEIVQRLPEAPPLFPEDQLTDQSERFLVAEIIRERFFHHTGEEIPYAVAVAIEEFDESRRPELVRIRAVIYVEKESQKGIVIGKGGKLLKIIGQEAREDIERLLESKVFLELWVKVWKNWRRDPKAVRRLGY
- the lnt gene encoding apolipoprotein N-acyltransferase, with the protein product MSPGLSFTASRSRGGWGPVAAAGVFGLFYAAAFPKWDYTFLLPLALPFLYWAIKDVSPGRAFRLGFLAGLVANAGLLYWIVYVTHVFGRLPVPLAVGVMLLLAAYLALYRALWAWGVARAGAAGISPLWFGPALWVALEYIQTYLFSGFPWGLLGTGLYRFPLFIQVADLAGVYGVSFLLALAGTWLFLTGFPRFQAVRHERRREALALTLLMLWVGYGAYRLDAVGKQAAAAPKLAVGVTQGNIQQGEKWNPKMVVATLDRYAELTRRLKGARLIIWPETAAPFLFLRNPEFTPRVQEIGRQSGAYLFFGAPAYELTPAGDRFFNRAYLLDPEGQVAGYYDKAHLVPFGEYVPLQRILFFVPKMVPMVGDFAEGPVGAVVHLPEAPVGPLICFESIFAYLSRAQVKNGARLLVTITNDAWFGETSAPYQHLAWGVFRAVEGRVALARAANTGISAFVGPEGKILWTSPLNTTAAHTLELPLMPGGTLYTRVGDVLAWLCLAGVCLAPLLRRRRRS
- a CDS encoding hemolysin family protein; this translates as MGEGDSPRPGLLQRLWQRLVRRTLSQPEDLEREIQNIITVGEERGLLSREEGELIESIFEFRDTLVREIMVPRLEIVGVERTTPLDRIIALVLEKGHSRLPVFEGSIDHVIGILLAKDLLVFWQTPPEAFDLAKVLRPPYFIPESKKISDLLRDFVERKIQIAIVIDEYGGTAGLVTLEDIIEEIVGEIYDEYDRQEARILPQEDGSLLVDARLNVEDLLEHLPLTRPEGKFESVGGLLIHLLGRVPQVNDRVILGGYEFLVVAADERRAKQVRIRPLATREQAS
- a CDS encoding HAMP domain-containing sensor histidine kinase, with product MISLPLWPIWLVEVVSALVTLLFTGLAFRHSRRLMARDPDNPLGLFLNWLTLAFFLFAWSHAISHLIQDVITFHGATALRGQLRRIFGGFDSIIYVVIATVTFFFHHLQRVYRRMQEDHHQLEATSHEILALNREMEALVMERTMSEMALGMAHGIRNPLHVIGGFSHRLLKKTDPADPTRSWLQAIAEEAKRIEQMVERFENLARRKSSFFTQVDLNDIVRTTLDLIMPEIRAKRLKLVTELHPEPIVGRLNAHLLKVALAHLLRNAIEATSPHGTITVKTSVEKHYAVIVIKDTGRGMPPDVVDKVFVPFYTTKIGGTGLGMVFVRQIVDEHRGVITLDSQVGVGTTVTIRLALLFGEAPGVSEDTCPPTAPAGPAPSAGSDTPPTSP
- the speD gene encoding adenosylmethionine decarboxylase produces the protein MQNLALGYGLHLTLDGYDCDPERLANLDVIYEFLDRCPTLIHMTKIMPPYVFKYRAQVPEDWGVSGFVLIAESHISIHTYPERAYLSLDIFSCKDFDHLKAAAYATETFGIGRHEIHLLDRGLEFPRNVKAVERFLREERKSMRG